One window of Zalophus californianus isolate mZalCal1 chromosome 3, mZalCal1.pri.v2, whole genome shotgun sequence genomic DNA carries:
- the LOC118356791 gene encoding dnaJ homolog subfamily A member 1-like: MVKETTYYDVLGVKPNATQEELKKAYRKLALKYHPDKNPNEGEKFKQISQAYEVLSDAKKRELYDKGGEQAIKEGGAGGGFGSPMDIFDMFFGGGGRMQRERRGKNVVHQLSVTLEDLYNGATRKLALQKNVICDKCEGRGGKKGAVECCPNCRGTGMQIRIHQIGPGMVQQIQSVCMECQGHGERISPKDRCKSCNGRKIVREKKILEVHIDKGMKDGQKITFHGEGDQEPGLEPGDIIIVLDQKDHAVFTRREDLFMCMDIQLVEALCGFQKPISTLDNRTIVITSHPGQIVKHGDIKCVLNEGMPIYRRPYEKGRLIIEFKVNFPENGFLSPDKLSLLEKLLPERKEVEETDEMDQVELVDFDPNQERQRHYNGEAYEDDEHHPRGGVQCQTS; the protein is encoded by the coding sequence ATGGTGAAAGAAACCACTTACTATGATGTTTTGGGGGTCAAACCCAACGCCACCCAAGAGGAATTGAAAAAGGCCTACAGGAAACTGGCCTTGAAGTACCACCCTGATAAGAATCCAAATGAAGGAGAGAAGTTTAAACAGATTTCTCAAGCTTACGAAGTACTCTCTGatgcaaagaaaagggaattatATGACAAAGGAGGAGAACAGGCAATTAAAGAAGGTGGAGCTGGTGGTGGTTTTGGCTCCCCCATGGACATCTTTGATATGttttttggaggaggaggaaggatgcagagagaaaggagaggtaaaaatgttGTGCATCAGCTCTCAGTAACCTTAGAAGATTTATATAATGGTGCAACACGAAAACTAGCTCTGCAAAAGAATGTGATTTGCGATAAATGTGAAGGCCGAGGTGGTAAGAAAGGAGCAGTCGAATGTTGTCCCAATTGCCGAGGTACTGGAATGCAAATAAGAATTCATCAGATAGGACCTGGAATGGTTCAGCAAATTCAGTCTGTGTGCATGGAGTGCCAGGGCCATGGGGAACGGATCAGTCCCAAAGACAGATGTAAAAGCTGCAATGGGAGGAAGATAGTTCGAGAGAAGAAGATTCTAGAAGTTCATATTGACAAAGGCATGAAGGACGGCCAGAAGATAACATTCCATGGTGAAGGAGACCAAGAACCAGGACTGGAACCAGGAGATATTATCATTGTTTTAGATCAGAAGGACCACGCTGTTTTTACTCGGCGAGAAGACCTCTTCATGTGTATGGACATACAGCTGGTTGAAGCACTGTGTGGCTTTCAAAAGCCAATATCTACTCTTGACAACCGAACCATCGTCATCACCTCTCACCCAGGTCAAATTGTCAAGCATGGAGATATCAAGTGTGTGCTAAATGAAGGCATGCCAATTTATCGTAGACCATATGAGAAGGGTCGCCTTATCATTGAATTTAAGGTAAACTTTCCTGAGaatggctttctctctcctgataAACTTTCTTTGCTGGAAAAACTCCTACCTgagaggaaggaagtagaagagacTGATGAAATGGACCAGGTAGAACTGGTGGACTTTgatccaaatcaggaaagacaGCGCCATTACAATGGGGAAGCCTATGAGGATGATGAACATCATCCCAGGGGTGGTGTTCAGTGTCAGACCTCTTAA
- the LOC118356790 gene encoding aldehyde dehydrogenase, mitochondrial-like: MLRAAALAAAGLGPRLGRRLLSAATAQAVPAPNQQPEVFYNQIFINNEWHDAVSKKTFPTINPSTGEVICQVAEGDKEDVDRAVKAARAAFQLGSPWRRMDASDRGRLLNRLADLIERDRTYLAALKTLDNGKPYVISYLVDLDMVLKCFRYYAGWADKYHGKTIPIDGDFFSYTRHEPVGVCGQIIPWNFPLLMQAWKLGPALATGNVVVMKVAEQTPLTALYVANLIKEAGFPPGVVNIIPGFGPTAGAAITSHEDVDKVAFTGSTEVGRLVQVAAGSSNLKRVTLELGGKSPNIIMSDADMNWAVEQAHFALFFNQGQCCCAGSRTFVQEDVYAEFVERSVAPAKSRVVGNPFDSQTEQGPQVDETQFKKILGYIKSGKEEGAKLLCGGGAAADRGYFIQPTVFGDVQDSMTIAREEIFGPVMQILKFKTIEEVIGRANNSNYGLAAAVFTKDLDKANYLSQALQAGTVWVNCYDVFGAQSPFGGYKMSGSGRELGGYGLQAYTEVKTVTVKVPQKNS, encoded by the coding sequence ATGTTGCGCGCCGCTGCGCTTGCCGCCGCTGGCCTCGGGCCCCGCCTGGGCCGCCGTCTCCTGTCGGCCGCCACCGCCCAGGCAGTGCCGGCCCCCAACCAGCAGCCTGAAGTCTTCTACAACCAGATCTTCATAAACAATGAGTGGCATGATGCTGTCAGCAAGAAAACATTCCCCACCATCAATCCATCCACTGGAGAAGTCATCTGTCAGGTAGCCGAAGGAGACAAGGAAGACGTGGACAGGGCAGTAAAGGCTGCCCGGGCCGCCTTCCAGCTGGGCTCACCCTGGCGCCGCATGGATGCGTCTGACAGGGGCCGCCTGCTGAACCGCCTGGCTGATCTGATTGAGCGGGACCGGACCTACCTAGCAGCCTTGAAGACCCTGGATAACGGCAAGCCCTATGTCATCTCCTACCTGGTGGATCTGGACATGGTTCTCAAATGCTTCCGTTATTACGCTGGCTGGGCTGATAAGTACCACGGGAAAACTATTCCCATCGATGGGGACTTCTTCAGCTATACCCGCCATGAACCCGTCGGGGTGTGCGGGCAGATCATTCCGTGGAACTTCCCGCTCCTGATGCAAGCCTGGAAACTCGGCCCAGCCCTGGCGACCGGAAATGTGGTTGTGATGAAGGTAGCTGAGCAGACTCCACTGACTGCCCTCTATGTGGCCAACCTGATTAAGGAGGCTGGCTTTCCCCCTGGCGTGGTCAATATTATTCCTGGATTTGGCCCCACAGCTGGGGCCGCCATCACCTCCcatgaggatgtggacaaagtGGCCTTCACAGGCTCCACCGAGGTTGGCCGCCTAGTCCAGGTTGCCGCAGGGAGCAGTAACCTCAAGAGAGTGACCCTGGAGCTGGGGGGAAAGAGCCCCAATATCATCATGTCAGATGCAGATATGAACTGGGCTGTGGAGCAGGCCCACTTCGCCCTGTTCTTCAACCAGGGCCAGTGCTGCTGTGCGGGCTCCCGGACCTTTGTGCAAGAAGATGTGTACGCCGAGTTTGTGGAGAGGAGCGTTGCCCCGGCCAAGTCTCGTGTAGTCGGGAACCCCTTTGACAGCCAGACTGAGCAGGGGCCACAGGTGGATGAAACTCAGTTTAAGAAGATCCTCGGTTATATCAAatctgggaaggaggagggggcgaAGCTGCTGTGTGGTGGAGGGGCGGCTGCTGACCGTGGCTACTTCATCCAGCCCACCGTGTTCGGAGATGTGCAAGACAGCATGACTATCGCCAGGGAGGAGATCTTTGGGCCAGTGATGCAGATCCTGAAGTTCAAGACCATAGAGGAAGTCATTGGGAGAGCCAACAATTCCAACTATGGGCTGGCTGCAGCTGTCTTCACCAAGGACTTGGACAAGGCCAATTATCTGTCCCAAGCCCTCCAGGCTGGCACTGTGTGGGTCAACTGCTATGATGTGTTTGGGGCCCAGTCCCCATTCGGTGGCTACAAGATGTCCGGGAGCGGTCGGGAGCTAGGAGGGTATGGGCTGCAGGCATACACCGAAGTGAAAACCGTCACGGTCAAAGTGCCTCAGAAGAACTCCTGA